A region of Bos javanicus breed banteng chromosome 17, ARS-OSU_banteng_1.0, whole genome shotgun sequence DNA encodes the following proteins:
- the TCN2 gene encoding transcobalamin-2 isoform X1, whose translation MGHLGALLFLLGGLGALANICEITEVDSTLVERLGQRLLPWMDRLSPEQLNPSIYVGLRLSSLQAGAKEAHYLHSLKLSYQQSLLRPASNKDDNDSEAKPSMGQLALYLLALRANCEFIGGRKGDRLVSQLKRFLEDEKRAIGHNHQGHPRTSYYQYSLGILALCVHQKRVHDSVVGKLLYAVEHKPHLLQDHVSVDTMAMAGMAFSCLELSNLNPKQRNRINLALKRVQEKILKAQTPEGYFGNVYSTPLALQLLMGSLRPSVELGTACLKAKAALQASLQHKTFQNPLMISQLLPVLNQKSYVDLISPDCQAPRALLEPALETPPQAKVPKFIDVLLKVSGISPSYRHSVSVPAGSSLEDILKNAQEHGRFRFRTQASLSGPFLTSVLGRKAGEREFWQVLRDPDTPLQQGIADYRPKDGETIELRLVGW comes from the exons ATGGGGCACCTCGGGGCCCTCCTCTTCCTGCTGGGGGGCCTGGGAGCGCTAGCCAACATCTGCG AGATAACCGAGGTGGACAGCACGCTGGTGGAGAGGCTGGGCCAGCGCCTCTTGCCCTGGATGGACCGGCTCTCCCCGGAGCAGCTGAACCCCAGTATCTACGTGGGCCTGCGCCTCTCGAGCCTGCAGGCTGGGGCCAAGGAGGCCCACTACCTGCACAGCCTCAAGCTCAGCTACCAGCAGAGCCTCCTGAG GCCTGCCTCCAACAAGGATGACAATGACTCCGAGGCCAAGCCCTCTATGGGCCAGCTGGCCCTCTACCTGCTGGCTCTCCGGGCCAACTGCGAGTTCATCGGAGGCCGCAAGGGGGACAGGCTGGTCTCCCAGCTGAAGCGGTTCCTGGAGGACGAGAAGAGGGCCATCG GGCACAACCACCAGGGCCACCCCCGCACCAGCTACTACCAGTACAGCCTGGGCATCCTGGCCCTGTGTGTCCACCAGAAGCGAGTCCACGACAGTGTGGTGGGCAAGCTCCTGTACGCCGTGGAACACAAGCCGCATCTCCTGCAGGACCACGTCTCTGTGG ACACCATGGCCATGGCAGGCATGGCCTTCTCCTGTCTGGAGCTGTCCAACCTCAACCCCAAGCAGAGAAACCGGATCAACCTGGCCCTCAAGAGAGTGCAAGAGAAGATCCTGAAGGCCCAGACCCCAGAGGGCTACTTCGGGAATGTCTACAGCACCCCTCTGGCTTTGCAG TTGCTGATGGGCTCCCTCAGGCCCTCGGTGGAGCTGGGCACGGCCTGCCTTAAAGCCAAGGCTGCTCTGCAGGCCAGCCTACAgcacaagaccttccagaacccTCTCATGATCTCTCAGCTGCTGCCTGTCCTGAACCAGAAGAGCTATGTGGATCTCATCTCCCCAGACTGCCAGGCTCCAAGAG CCCTGTTGGAACCGGCTCTGGAGACCCCGCCACAGGCCAAAGTCCCGAAGTTCATTGACGTCTTGCTGAAGGTCTCCGGCATCTCCCCTTCATACAGACACTCTGTCTCTGTCCCTGCCGGCTCCTCCCTGGAAGACATCCTGAAGAACGCCCAGGAGCATGGAAGATTCAG GTTTAgaacacaggcctccctgtctggccCCTTCCTGACCTCCGTGCTGGGGAGAAAGGCTGGGGAACGTGAGTTCTGGCAGGTCCTCCGAGATCCTGACACCCCCTTGCAGCAAG GTATTGCTGACTACAGACCCAAGGATGGAGAGACCATCGAGCTGAGGCTGGTTGGCtggtag
- the TCN2 gene encoding transcobalamin-2 isoform X2 yields MGHLGALLFLLGGLGALANICEITEVDSTLVERLGQRLLPWMDRLSPEQLNPSIYVGLRLSSLQAGAKEAHYLHSLKLSYQQSLLRPASNKDDNDSEAKPSMGQLALYLLALRANCEFIGGRKGDRLVSQLKRFLEDEKRAIGHNHQGHPRTSYYQYSLGILALCVHQKRVHDSVVGKLLYAVEHKPHLLQDHVSVDTMAMAGMAFSCLELSNLNPKQRNRINLALKRVQEKILKAQTPEGYFGNVYSTPLALQLLMGSLRPSVELGTACLKAKAALQASLQHKTFQNPLMISQLLPVLNQKSYVDLISPDCQAPRALLEPALETPPQAKVPKFIDVLLKVSGISPSYRHSVSVPAGSSLEDILKNAQEHGRFRVTHLVSAQHRLAFRRMRLFSIKRSWSDPCDEGVTWPSLLQSVVEQWPSSCFSP; encoded by the exons ATGGGGCACCTCGGGGCCCTCCTCTTCCTGCTGGGGGGCCTGGGAGCGCTAGCCAACATCTGCG AGATAACCGAGGTGGACAGCACGCTGGTGGAGAGGCTGGGCCAGCGCCTCTTGCCCTGGATGGACCGGCTCTCCCCGGAGCAGCTGAACCCCAGTATCTACGTGGGCCTGCGCCTCTCGAGCCTGCAGGCTGGGGCCAAGGAGGCCCACTACCTGCACAGCCTCAAGCTCAGCTACCAGCAGAGCCTCCTGAG GCCTGCCTCCAACAAGGATGACAATGACTCCGAGGCCAAGCCCTCTATGGGCCAGCTGGCCCTCTACCTGCTGGCTCTCCGGGCCAACTGCGAGTTCATCGGAGGCCGCAAGGGGGACAGGCTGGTCTCCCAGCTGAAGCGGTTCCTGGAGGACGAGAAGAGGGCCATCG GGCACAACCACCAGGGCCACCCCCGCACCAGCTACTACCAGTACAGCCTGGGCATCCTGGCCCTGTGTGTCCACCAGAAGCGAGTCCACGACAGTGTGGTGGGCAAGCTCCTGTACGCCGTGGAACACAAGCCGCATCTCCTGCAGGACCACGTCTCTGTGG ACACCATGGCCATGGCAGGCATGGCCTTCTCCTGTCTGGAGCTGTCCAACCTCAACCCCAAGCAGAGAAACCGGATCAACCTGGCCCTCAAGAGAGTGCAAGAGAAGATCCTGAAGGCCCAGACCCCAGAGGGCTACTTCGGGAATGTCTACAGCACCCCTCTGGCTTTGCAG TTGCTGATGGGCTCCCTCAGGCCCTCGGTGGAGCTGGGCACGGCCTGCCTTAAAGCCAAGGCTGCTCTGCAGGCCAGCCTACAgcacaagaccttccagaacccTCTCATGATCTCTCAGCTGCTGCCTGTCCTGAACCAGAAGAGCTATGTGGATCTCATCTCCCCAGACTGCCAGGCTCCAAGAG CCCTGTTGGAACCGGCTCTGGAGACCCCGCCACAGGCCAAAGTCCCGAAGTTCATTGACGTCTTGCTGAAGGTCTCCGGCATCTCCCCTTCATACAGACACTCTGTCTCTGTCCCTGCCGGCTCCTCCCTGGAAGACATCCTGAAGAACGCCCAGGAGCATGGAAGATTCAG GGTCACGCACTTAGTAAGCGCTCAACACAGGCTAGCTTTCAGAAGGATGAGACTTTTTAGTATCAAACGATCCTGGTCTGATCCCTGTGATGAAGGAGTCACCTGGCCAAGCCTTCTGCAGAGTGTGGTGGAACAATGGCCTTCCTCTTGCTTCTCACCCTGA
- the SLC35E4 gene encoding solute carrier family 35 member E4: protein MCRCPPEHHDGRMTSAEAVEVAGGARWAGSAEWPPGTPQALRRPGRARVAVAALVWLLAGASMSSLNKWIFTVHGFGRPLLLSALHMLAAALACHRGARRPLPGQTRRQVLLLSLTFGASMACGNVGLSAVPLDLAQLATTTTPLITLALSALLLGRRHHPLQFAAMGPLCLGAACSLAGELRTPPAGCGFLLAATCLRGLKSIQQSALLQEEQLDAVTLLYATSLPSFCLLAGAALVLEAGVAPPPAPTDCHLWACVLLSCLLSVLYNLASFSLLALTSALTVHVLGNLTVVGNLVLSRLLFGSRLSTLSYVGVALTLSGMFLYHNCEFVASWAAHRGFRWRDQPGKGL, encoded by the exons ATGTGCCGTTGCCCGCCGGAGCACCATGACGGCAGGATGACCTCTGCCGAGGCAGTGGAGGTGGCTGGTGGCGCTCGGTGGGCCGGGTCCGCCGAGTGGCCCCCTGGCACCCCGCAGGCCCTTCGGCGGCCTGGCCGGGCCCGGGTGGCCGTGGCCGCGCTGGTGTGGCTGCTGGCGGGAGCCAGCATGTCGAGCCTCAACAAGTGGATTTTCACGGTGCACGGCTTCGGGCGGCCCCTGCTGCTGTCGGCGCTGCACATGCTGGCGGCCGCGCTGGCCTGCCACCGGGGGGCTCGGCGCCCCTTGCCCGGGCAGACCCGCCGCCAGGTGCTGCTGCTCAGCCTCACCTTCGGCGCCTCGATGGCTTGCGGCAACGTGGGCCTGAGCGCTGTGCCCCTGGACCTGGCACAGctggccaccaccaccaccccgctCATCACGCTGGCCCTGTCCGCGCTGCTGCTTGGCCGGCGCCACCACCCACTGCAGTTTGCGGCCATGGGTCCGCTCTGCCTGGGGGCCGCCTGCAGCCTGGCCGGAGAGCTCCGGACACCCCCGGCTGGCTGCGGTTTCCTGCTGGCGGCAACCTGCCTCCGTGGCCTCAAGTCCATTCAGCAGA GTGCCCTGCTGCAGGAAGAGCAGCTGGACGCGGTGACCCTGCTGTACGCCACCTCGCTGCCCAGCTTCTGCCTGCTGGCCGGCGCCGCCCTGGTGCTGGAGGCTGGCGTGGCGCCGCCGCCCGCCCCCACCGACTGCCACCTCTGGGCCTGtgtcctgctcagctgcctcctgTCCGTGCTCTACAACCTGGCCAGCTTCTCCCTGCTGGCCCTCACCTCGGCCCTCACAGTCCACGTCCTGGGCAACCTCACCGTTGTGGGCAACCTCGTCCTGTCCCGGCTGCTGTTTGGCAGCCGCCTCAGCACCCTCAGCTATGTGGGCGTGGCACTCACCCTTTCTGGAATGTTCCTTTACCACAACTGTGAGTTCGTGGCCTCCTGGGCTGCCCACCGGGGCTTCCGGTGGAGGGACCAGCCTGGCAAGGGTCTCTGA